One Pseudomonas rhizophila DNA window includes the following coding sequences:
- a CDS encoding aldehyde dehydrogenase (NADP(+)): MNQILGHNYIGGARSAAGQTRLQSLDASSGEALPHEFVQATAEEVDAAAKAAAAAYPAYRRLSAVRRAEFLEAIADELDGLGDEFVAVVCRETALPAARIQGERGRTSGQMRLFAKVLRRGDFYGARIDRALPERTPLPRPDLRQYRIGLGPVAVFGASNFPLAFSTAGGDTASALAAGCPVVFKAHSGHMATAEWVADAIIRAAEKTSMPAGVFNMIYGGGVGEWLVKHPAIQAVGFTGSLKGGRALCDMAAARPQPIPVFAEMSSINPVIVLPQALEKRADSVARDLTASVVQGCGQFCTNPGLVIGIRSPQFSAFTQQVAALIGDQAPQTMLNAGTLQSYGKGLQKLLAHPGIEHLAGRAQQGNQAQPQLFKADASLLINGDEALQEEVFGPTTVFVEVADPAELTAALNGLHGQLTATMIGEPADFEQFSELTPLLEQKVGRILLNGYPTGVEVCDSMVHGGPYPATSDARGTSVGTLAIDRFLRPVCFQNYPDSLLPEPLKNANPLGIQRLVDGVPGREAL; this comes from the coding sequence ATGAACCAGATCCTTGGCCACAACTACATTGGTGGCGCGCGTAGCGCGGCCGGCCAGACACGCTTGCAGAGCCTTGACGCCAGCAGCGGCGAAGCCTTGCCCCATGAGTTCGTCCAGGCGACGGCCGAAGAAGTTGACGCTGCCGCCAAGGCTGCGGCTGCCGCTTATCCGGCCTACCGCCGCTTGAGCGCAGTGCGCCGGGCCGAGTTCCTCGAAGCCATTGCCGATGAGCTGGATGGCTTGGGCGATGAGTTCGTGGCCGTGGTCTGCCGGGAAACCGCCTTGCCGGCGGCGCGGATCCAGGGTGAGCGCGGTCGCACCAGCGGTCAGATGCGTCTGTTCGCCAAGGTCCTGCGTCGCGGCGATTTCTACGGCGCGCGCATCGACCGTGCCTTACCGGAACGCACACCGTTGCCGCGCCCGGACTTGCGTCAGTACCGCATCGGCCTGGGGCCGGTTGCGGTGTTTGGCGCCAGTAACTTTCCTCTGGCATTTTCTACAGCCGGTGGCGACACCGCGTCGGCCCTGGCCGCGGGTTGCCCGGTGGTGTTCAAGGCCCACAGCGGCCACATGGCAACGGCCGAATGGGTGGCTGATGCGATTATCCGCGCGGCTGAAAAAACCTCGATGCCCGCCGGCGTATTCAACATGATCTACGGCGGTGGTGTTGGCGAATGGCTGGTCAAGCATCCGGCGATCCAGGCGGTAGGCTTCACCGGTTCCCTCAAGGGCGGCCGGGCCCTGTGCGACATGGCCGCCGCGCGGCCCCAGCCGATCCCGGTATTCGCCGAGATGTCGAGCATCAACCCGGTGATCGTGTTGCCGCAAGCGTTGGAAAAGCGTGCCGACAGCGTCGCCCGCGATTTGACCGCTTCGGTGGTGCAGGGTTGTGGCCAGTTCTGTACCAACCCCGGTTTGGTGATCGGTATCCGCTCGCCGCAATTCAGCGCCTTCACCCAACAAGTGGCCGCGCTGATCGGCGATCAGGCCCCGCAAACCATGCTCAATGCCGGCACGCTGCAAAGCTACGGCAAGGGCCTGCAGAAGTTGCTGGCTCACCCGGGCATCGAACATCTGGCCGGACGTGCGCAACAGGGCAACCAGGCCCAGCCGCAGTTGTTCAAGGCTGACGCCAGCTTGTTGATCAACGGTGACGAGGCGCTGCAAGAAGAAGTGTTCGGCCCGACCACGGTGTTTGTCGAAGTGGCGGACCCAGCCGAGCTCACTGCCGCGCTGAACGGCCTGCACGGTCAGTTGACTGCAACCATGATCGGGGAGCCAGCGGATTTCGAGCAGTTCAGCGAATTGACTCCGTTGCTGGAGCAAAAAGTCGGTCGCATCCTGCTCAACGGTTATCCAACCGGCGTCGAGGTTTGCGACTCGATGGTCCATGGCGGGCCTTACCCGGCGACGTCCGATGCCCGTGGGACTTCGGTGGGTACGCTGGCGATCGATCGTTTCCTGCGCCCGGTGTGCTTCCAGAACTACCCCGACAGCCTGTTGCCCGAGCCTTTGAAAAACGCCAATCCGCTGGGCATCCAGCGATTGGTCGATGGGGTGCCGGGGCGCGAGGCGCTCTGA
- the araD1 gene encoding AraD1 family protein has protein sequence MRLVQFELNNGERRVGVVDGEQVREVQGARTVRDLALAAIEAGVKLEQQVNSLGLGTAHDYPQLLSELRILPPLDHPDPAHLLVSGTGLTHLGSASARDKMHQQAGDETAMTDTMRIFKWGVEGGKPQSGQAGVQPEWFYKGDGSIVVRPGHPFPLPPFAEDAGEEPEISGLYVIGHDAKPYRLGFAVGNEFSDHVMERKNYLYLAHSKLRSCSFGPELRLGELPQHLSGTSRILRNGQVLWQNEFLSGEANMCHSLENLEFHHFKYSQFLRPGDVHVHFFGTATLSFADGIRTQPGDVFEISQAEFGAPLVNGIAPVDAVFNPGTIGTL, from the coding sequence ATGCGTTTAGTTCAGTTCGAATTGAATAACGGCGAACGCCGCGTCGGCGTGGTCGATGGCGAGCAAGTGCGCGAAGTGCAGGGCGCCCGGACCGTGCGCGACCTGGCTCTGGCGGCCATTGAGGCGGGTGTGAAGCTTGAGCAGCAGGTCAACAGCCTGGGCCTGGGAACCGCCCATGACTACCCGCAGTTACTCAGCGAACTGCGCATTCTGCCCCCGCTGGACCACCCGGACCCGGCGCACCTGCTGGTCAGCGGCACCGGCCTGACCCACCTGGGCAGTGCCTCGGCCCGGGACAAGATGCATCAGCAGGCCGGCGACGAAACAGCCATGACCGACACCATGCGCATCTTCAAGTGGGGCGTGGAGGGCGGTAAGCCTCAGAGCGGACAGGCCGGTGTGCAACCGGAGTGGTTCTACAAGGGCGACGGCAGCATCGTGGTCCGTCCGGGCCATCCGTTCCCGCTGCCGCCGTTTGCCGAAGATGCCGGCGAAGAGCCGGAAATCAGCGGGTTGTATGTCATCGGCCACGACGCTAAGCCATACAGACTGGGCTTTGCGGTGGGTAACGAGTTTTCCGATCATGTGATGGAACGCAAGAATTACCTGTACCTGGCCCATTCGAAATTGCGCAGCTGCAGCTTTGGCCCGGAACTTCGCCTGGGTGAACTGCCTCAACATCTTTCCGGGACCAGTCGTATCCTGCGCAACGGCCAAGTACTGTGGCAGAACGAATTTCTCAGTGGCGAGGCGAACATGTGCCACAGCCTCGAAAACCTTGAGTTCCACCATTTCAAGTACAGTCAGTTCCTGCGTCCGGGTGACGTGCACGTGCATTTTTTCGGCACCGCGACCCTGTCGTTCGCCGACGGCATCCGCACGCAACCGGGGGACGTGTTCGAAATCAGCCAGGCCGAATTCGGCGCACCGCTGGTCAACGGCATTGCCCCGGTGGACGCGGTGTTCAACCCGGGTACTATCGGCACACTTTAA
- a CDS encoding MFS transporter: MSQELRLIRRITLKLIPFLILLYLIAYVDRSAVGFAKLHMGADIGIGDAAYGLGAGLFFIGYFLLEIPSNLMLERFGARRWFARIMITWGAITIGMAFVQGPYSFYVMRFLLGAAEAGFFPGVLYYITQWFPVRHRGKILGLFILSQPIAMMITGPVSGGLLGMDGILGLHGWQWLFIVIGLPAVLLTWPVLRYLPDGPQQVKWMDQAEKDWLTGELKKDLEEYGQTRHGNPLHALKDKRVLLLALFYLPVTLSIYGLGLWLPTLIKQFGGTDLVTGFVSSVPYIFGIIGLLIIPRSSDRLNDRYGHLAVLYVLGAIGLFLSAWLTVPVLQLAALCLVAFALFSCTAVFWTLPGRFFAGASAAAGIALINSVGNLGGYIGPFVIGALKEYTGNLASGLYFLSCVMVFGLVLTGVVYRLLERKHVLPAEQFAASARGATRT; the protein is encoded by the coding sequence ATGAGCCAGGAATTGCGGCTGATTCGCCGCATCACGCTGAAACTGATTCCTTTCCTGATCCTGCTATACCTGATCGCCTACGTGGACCGTTCAGCCGTGGGTTTCGCCAAGCTGCACATGGGCGCCGACATCGGCATCGGCGACGCCGCCTACGGCCTGGGCGCGGGGTTGTTTTTCATTGGCTACTTCCTGCTTGAGATCCCCAGCAACCTGATGCTGGAACGCTTCGGTGCCCGGCGCTGGTTCGCGCGGATCATGATCACCTGGGGCGCCATCACCATCGGCATGGCGTTTGTGCAAGGGCCTTACAGCTTCTATGTGATGCGCTTTCTGCTCGGCGCGGCGGAAGCCGGATTCTTCCCCGGCGTGCTGTACTACATCACCCAATGGTTCCCGGTCCGCCATCGCGGCAAGATCCTGGGCCTGTTCATTTTGTCTCAGCCCATCGCCATGATGATCACCGGCCCCGTCTCCGGCGGCTTGCTGGGCATGGACGGCATCCTGGGCTTGCACGGCTGGCAGTGGTTGTTCATCGTCATCGGTCTGCCGGCGGTCTTGCTGACCTGGCCGGTGCTGCGTTATCTGCCGGATGGTCCGCAACAGGTGAAGTGGATGGACCAGGCCGAAAAGGACTGGCTGACCGGTGAACTGAAAAAAGACCTTGAGGAATACGGCCAGACCCGGCACGGCAATCCGCTGCACGCCTTGAAGGACAAGCGTGTCCTGCTGCTGGCGCTGTTCTATCTGCCGGTGACCCTGAGCATCTACGGGCTGGGCCTGTGGCTGCCCACGTTGATCAAGCAATTTGGCGGCACCGACCTGGTGACCGGTTTCGTGTCCTCGGTGCCCTACATCTTCGGCATCATCGGTTTGCTGATCATTCCTCGCAGTTCCGACCGCTTGAACGATCGCTACGGTCATCTGGCCGTGCTCTATGTGCTGGGCGCCATCGGTCTGTTCCTCAGTGCCTGGCTGACGGTGCCGGTGTTGCAACTGGCGGCGCTGTGCCTGGTGGCGTTCGCGCTGTTTTCCTGCACCGCGGTGTTCTGGACCTTGCCGGGGCGTTTCTTTGCCGGCGCCAGTGCGGCGGCGGGTATCGCGCTGATCAACTCGGTGGGCAACCTGGGTGGCTACATCGGGCCGTTCGTGATCGGTGCGCTGAAGGAATACACCGGCAACCTGGCGTCGGGGCTGTACTTCCTGTCCTGCGTGATGGTGTTCGGCCTGGTGTTGACCGGCGTGGTGTATCGCCTGCTGGAGCGCAAGCATGTGCTGCCGGCGGAGCAGTTCGCGGCCAGCGCCCGGGGGGCGACGCGGACCTGA